The following proteins are encoded in a genomic region of Bradyrhizobium sp. SK17:
- the trpB gene encoding tryptophan synthase subunit beta yields MNQNLPNSFRSGPDERGHFGIFGGRFVAETLMPLILDLEKAYADAKADPAFQAEMNVYLKDYVGRPSPLYFAERLTEHLGGAKIYLKREELNHTGSHKVNNVLGQIMVARRMGKKRIIAETGAGQHGVATATLCARFGLECVVYMGAVDVERQQPNVIRMEMLGAKVVPVQSGARTLKDAMNDALRDWVTNVHNTFYCIGTVAGPHPYPMMVRDFQSIIGNETRTQMHEAEGRLPDSLIACIGGGSNAMGLFHPFLDDPSVEIFGVEAAGHGLTQLHAASLAGGRPGVLHGNRTYLLMDADGQIEEAHSISAGLDYPGIGPEHAWLHETGRVKYLSATDEEALAAFQLLSRLEGIIPALESAHAIAKLSELAPQRPKDHLMVVNLSGRGDKDVPQVGDILKARQK; encoded by the coding sequence ATGAATCAAAACCTGCCCAATTCCTTCCGCAGCGGTCCCGACGAGCGCGGGCATTTCGGCATTTTCGGCGGACGCTTCGTCGCGGAAACGCTGATGCCGCTGATCCTCGACCTTGAAAAGGCCTATGCCGACGCCAAGGCCGATCCGGCGTTCCAGGCCGAGATGAACGTCTATCTGAAGGACTATGTCGGCCGGCCGTCGCCGCTGTATTTCGCCGAACGGCTCACCGAGCATCTCGGTGGCGCCAAGATCTATCTGAAGCGCGAGGAGCTCAACCACACCGGCTCGCACAAGGTCAACAACGTGCTCGGCCAGATCATGGTCGCGCGCCGCATGGGCAAGAAGCGCATCATCGCCGAGACCGGCGCCGGCCAGCATGGCGTGGCGACGGCGACGCTGTGCGCGCGGTTCGGACTCGAATGCGTGGTCTACATGGGCGCGGTCGATGTCGAGCGGCAGCAGCCGAACGTGATCCGCATGGAGATGCTGGGCGCCAAGGTGGTCCCGGTGCAGTCCGGCGCGCGCACGCTGAAGGACGCGATGAACGATGCGCTGCGTGATTGGGTCACCAACGTGCACAACACCTTCTATTGCATCGGCACGGTCGCGGGCCCGCACCCCTATCCGATGATGGTGCGCGATTTCCAGTCGATCATCGGCAACGAGACGCGCACACAGATGCATGAGGCCGAAGGCCGCCTGCCGGACTCGCTGATCGCCTGCATCGGCGGCGGCTCCAACGCGATGGGCCTGTTCCATCCGTTCCTCGATGATCCCTCGGTCGAGATCTTCGGGGTCGAGGCGGCCGGCCACGGGCTGACGCAGCTGCATGCGGCCTCGCTCGCCGGCGGGCGTCCCGGCGTGTTGCACGGCAACCGCACCTATCTGTTGATGGACGCCGACGGCCAGATCGAGGAAGCGCATTCGATCTCGGCGGGTCTCGACTATCCCGGCATCGGCCCCGAGCATGCCTGGCTGCACGAGACCGGCCGCGTGAAATATCTCTCGGCGACCGACGAAGAAGCGCTGGCCGCGTTCCAGCTGCTGTCGCGGCTCGAAGGCATCATTCCTGCGCTGGAATCCGCGCATGCGATCGCGAAATTGTCCGAACTCGCGCCGCAGCGGCCGAAAGATCACCTGATGGTGGTCAATCTCTCGGGCCGTGGCGACAAGGACGTGCCGCAGGTCGGCGACATCTTGAAGGCGAGGCAGAAGTGA
- a CDS encoding phosphoribosylanthranilate isomerase, with amino-acid sequence MPLLVKICGLSTRETLDVALDGGADMVGFVFFPPSPRHISLETARELGKQAKGRAVKVALTVDADDATLENIVETLRPDILQLHGKETTARLRDIKQKFGLPLMKALPVETSADLAPLPGYASVADRILFDARAPKDATRPGGLGAPFDWHVLEHLDLALPYMVSGGLNAGNVAEAVRVTRAGGVDVSSGVESVPGVKDPELIRAFIRAARATQELMVR; translated from the coding sequence ATGCCCCTGCTCGTCAAAATCTGCGGCCTGTCTACGCGCGAGACGCTCGACGTCGCGCTCGACGGCGGCGCGGACATGGTGGGGTTCGTGTTCTTTCCCCCGTCGCCGCGCCATATCAGCCTCGAGACCGCGCGCGAGCTCGGCAAACAGGCCAAGGGCCGCGCCGTGAAGGTCGCGCTGACCGTCGATGCCGACGACGCGACGCTGGAAAATATCGTCGAGACGCTGCGGCCGGATATCCTGCAACTGCACGGCAAGGAGACCACGGCGCGGCTGCGCGACATCAAGCAGAAATTCGGCCTGCCACTGATGAAGGCGCTGCCGGTCGAGACCTCGGCCGATCTGGCGCCGCTGCCGGGCTATGCCAGCGTCGCCGACCGCATTCTGTTCGATGCCCGCGCGCCGAAGGATGCGACGCGGCCGGGCGGTCTCGGCGCGCCGTTCGATTGGCATGTGCTGGAACATCTCGATCTGGCGCTGCCTTACATGGTCTCTGGCGGGCTCAACGCCGGCAATGTCGCTGAAGCCGTCCGGGTCACCCGTGCCGGCGGCGTCGACGTCTCGTCGGGCGTCGAGAGCGTGCCCGGCGTCAAGGATCCCGAGCTGATCCGCGCCTTCATCCGCGCCGCGCGCGCAACCCAAGAACTGATGGTTCGATGA
- a CDS encoding lipopolysaccharide assembly LapA domain-containing protein codes for MRKFFTAVVVIPLGLIFLIFAVANRHWVTVSFDPFNSVTPTVAVTLPLFVVIIVSAILGVIAGGVATWFKQGRWRRAARQHEADARHVRAELADLRAAASRDDAQRRPAPAQLGFYGPNGRDKQGATL; via the coding sequence ATGCGAAAGTTCTTCACGGCAGTGGTCGTCATTCCGCTTGGACTGATCTTCCTGATCTTCGCGGTGGCCAACCGTCACTGGGTGACGGTGTCGTTTGATCCGTTCAACTCTGTGACGCCGACGGTTGCGGTCACACTGCCGCTGTTCGTCGTCATCATCGTCTCCGCGATCCTGGGCGTGATCGCGGGCGGCGTGGCGACCTGGTTCAAGCAGGGGCGCTGGCGTCGCGCGGCCCGCCAGCACGAGGCTGACGCCCGCCACGTTCGCGCCGAGCTCGCCGATCTCAGGGCGGCTGCCTCCCGGGACGACGCGCAGCGCCGCCCGGCTCCGGCCCAGCTCGGTTTTTACGGGCCCAACGGGCGAGACAAGCAGGGCGCGACGTTGTAG
- a CDS encoding integration host factor subunit beta translates to MIKSELVQRIAEHNPHLYQRDVENIVNAILDEIVAALARGDRVELRGFGAFSVKHRPARAGRNPRTGEHVPVDQKSVPFFKTGKEMRERLNRDVTEAEASKIDASKADA, encoded by the coding sequence ATGATCAAATCCGAACTTGTTCAGCGTATCGCCGAGCACAACCCGCACCTCTATCAGCGGGATGTCGAGAACATTGTGAATGCGATTCTCGATGAAATCGTTGCGGCGCTGGCGCGTGGCGACCGCGTCGAACTGCGTGGTTTTGGCGCGTTCTCGGTGAAGCATCGCCCGGCGCGCGCCGGCCGCAATCCGCGCACCGGCGAGCACGTGCCGGTCGACCAGAAGAGCGTGCCGTTCTTCAAGACCGGCAAGGAAATGCGCGAACGCCTCAATCGCGACGTGACCGAGGCGGAAGCCTCCAAGATCGACGCGTCCAAGGCTGACGCTTAA